AAATTGTCTAGACATTTGGCAAAATGCCAACGCATAAGGTAATGTCTTTATTGACACGACAAAGTTACCAAGTTAAGCACTAAGCATTTTCCAAAACGGCTACGTTGAATCACTAGTCTAAGACAATTTGGTAAAGAAGTGAAAATCTGTGTGCATGCTTAGCTGATATCGAAGAGCAAATAACAAGTGGAGAAAATGATATGGACGCTCATTGCGTTGTATGCAGACTGCTAAAGCTAGTGCAGCTGCATTCCAAATGAGCAAATACCAACCCCTTATGGCAGCTGCTTCTAATTTGATGCATGGAAGATTATTAAGGAATGTACAACCAAGCATAATAGCATGATATACTGTGAAAGAAACTTGCTCTTATTAAGAAATCAATATATAGTACCATGCACAAAAGCTAAAGTCAGCATATCTGGAATTACTCGCACTCTAGAACGTCTAAAAATCATTTTGTGATACAAAATTTATAAGTTATTAGATATACACTATATAACAATGATGAGAAATAAATTCATCTCATCGGTCTCCAGCGTCATTGGCATCCAACCAAAGGACCAGAAAAAAGACATGGGACATAAAATTTGATCTGAAGTTTTTTTTACGTATGCTATTGATCAAGCTGTGGAGCTTATGTGCATCTCACCATTCTGTTCCAAATTTCTTCTTATGTAGCATTCTGTTGCTTCTTTTCTTCCAAGGTATGATAAATGTTGCCCGTTTGGACTCTGTTCTGGGGATGCAACCCCCTAAAAGGCACCCATCTAGTTTTCCGGTGCCTAGGCTTGCGCACAAAAATAAAAGGCTGAGTCAACACTTATCTTTTTATGGCACCAGGACAGAGGTAAAAGGGTTGATTAGAGAGGAAGATAACACTTACGCCTCCAATTTAATAGCTGCATCAATGGCATCCACGGTATTATTTTGCTGTGCCCATAACTGTGCATATCTTCCTGCCCTGGTCAATAGAACTTCATGGGGTCCCTGCTCAACAACCTTCCCATTCTCCAGAACTATTATCTGAAAAACATGTTTGGACGGAAGAAAAAATGTCAAATGTAATATTGTAGGTACAAGAACAAACAGAAGAAAGATACATGCTGTGGTGAAAAGATGGAAATAAATATATTGTTGAATTGAATGCTGCTTTAAGTTGGAACATCCAACCAAAAACTTGAAAACTAATTGGTGAACAGTCCTACACTATACAGCAAAATTATGTAAGTATTTAAaaaccttttttttattatttcaaatatattcttgcaaaactcaatttttccTAAGATGTAGCTGCCAGCAGGCTTTTGTTCCCAAACCCACGATCACATGTTATGAAAAGAAGGCAAATATCACAATCTTTCCAAAGCAATTTGTGCAACAGAAAAACCAGTAGCAGCAAGATATGCCAATGCCAAATGAAAAATGATGCACTTTGGAAGCATGGAATCTAAAAGTGGGTGAATATATTCTTGTTAACATACATAAATACAGAAGTGAGAGAGAAAAACATTTATGTGGCAATTGACAGAGGACATTAAGACAGATTAGGTagattgatttaaataaatagagagagagaaagagagttcaCTAGTAATGAATTCTGCTTTCTTTTCTGAAGTTTCAAATAATTCTTGTCAATAACACCCTAAAGTCTTTAGTACCTTAAAGATTTAAAAATGCATATATAGTATTTTTGATTAGCCGAGTATATATATTTGGGTACAgagaatatttataaaaaaatatataatttatagaaaaaatcagtttttttttcttttttttttttttatggtttttgaAGGTTCACTTTTTCATAGCATAAGACAGCAATACAAGTGTGGGGGATTTTTAGATCAAGAAAGTTAAGTATGTGGGCTACAATTGTTTGCATCCATCCACTCACGCTTAATGCATCATCAATAGGTGTCTTGAAACTAATTAATCCCATCTGCATCTGgatcaagaaaaagaaataacagTCGACACAGGAAGAAGAAGCCAAGAACACATGAACTGCACGGGAGAGAAGGACAGCAATGGTACTTGGTGAAAGCTGCCTTACATGGAAGAAACTTTGTCCATATTGCACTAATACAAATTGTGTATGATCTTCTTTTGTCTTTTTAACATTTACAGTTATCTAGATGAGTTAGTATCATATGGATAAGGGGATCCATATAAATGAATGACTCTAGCTAGGAAACTACAAACAATTCCTTTACATTTCTATGTCCTATAAGAGACGTCCACTAGTTTAATGTTTTATGGATGTAAGGGTGCCATGTATAAACTAATTAATGTTTCTAtacaaaaacaaataaattatgCATTTAAccgaataaaataatttaagtttgaattaatgaaaaatGCTATCAATCATAGCTTGGAAAATAAATGGATAGTGTACATACAAACAGTTAAACTAACCGAATTCAAACtcgatttatattaaaaatatttgaatttgtcTTAATTCGATTATTATTACTTGAATAAAATTCGAATTTAATTAAtcacatatattttaattaataattaatcaaatttttcttactaaaatttaattaaatcaaatattcaaaaatatttgATCCGTTATTAATTTTATCGTAATGGTGGTATATATTtaactcaaaaatatttttttttcacatcaATGGAACTCCATGCTGTATTATTGCATGATATTCGGCAGtgacaaaactcatttccaatCACCTTGCAATATGTCAATATCAACCCAGAGTGGCTAATAGATCAGCTCATTGGGTTGCTGCATGGTTGGATCACAAGCCCACCATCAGCATTAGTGTCTCTATTTTTTGATCAAGATGTTGCTTTctgtttttcattattcaaaGCTACTTTTACCCCCCAAAAATAATctaaattaataagttttatataaattttattataattttactccATAAATAGTTTATTCTCCACATTTCATACCCTTAGTATTCATATTTAATAGATGAAGGTAATTAAGAAGATGAAAGACAATTTGTTTGCTAGGTCCTCCAACTTTCCGTGGAGGCGGAAATCATATTCTTAAGATtttgtttaattaaaaataatttaattcgataaatattaaattcgtatctatttgatttaatattttttttagactTTCAGCTTTTTTTATCTTGATAAagaagaaataatttatttttaatttaattaaattattacttaaaaagatatatcaatttaaatcaaataaaatctcATTTCATTCCACACACTTCATCAAGCGTCTAACTAAGCcacaaaaataaattcaatcatTAAAGTTTAAACAATTAGCTAGTATATTATCTTAACAGTTGTCAAATTAAAAGTTAGTGATTTAAATATTCTAGGATATCCTctcatttatattaatttatcattatatACAAATATATTTATGTAAAATTGTGGTAATATATATAATTCCTAACCAGGCGGATTTTCTAAATACATCATGTTTTAATTATTCCAAGTTTGACACCGTACATGCATATTTAACAAAGATCATTGATTTATAATTGTAGAATGCAGGATTAGGGAAGGCTATTTCAAAATAGAAGATACTGAATTCTTGTTGGTGAAGATCGAGTCTTGCATTCTTGAAAGTGCCTTCTCAAACTGGCTCCATTTCTGCTCCAAATTACCTATGTACCCAACAGACATCCTGATGAGGCCAGGTGAGATTCCTGCTAACTCTTTTTCTTTTGCACTCATTTCGCTACTGGTACTACTACCAGAGACTGACATTAAAGTCTCATAATAACCCAAGCTCACTGCCATGAATCCAAATTGGGTGAAGTTCTGCAGGTGGTGCATCAACTTGTTAGCCCTTTCCTCCTTCTCCATGTCAAGGCAGAGAAGTGCACCAAACCCATATTCCTTATTAGCCATAGATTTCAGGAGCTCATGCTGCGGGTGCTCTTCAAGACCTGGATATATGACTTTGAGGCCTAGTTTCTTCATTCTGGTTGCAAATTCCATTGCTCGGTGGCAATGTTCCTTCATTCTGAGACCCAAATGAGGAATCCTCCCTGATAACTCAAAAGCCACCTTGGCATTCATTGTAGGTCCAAGAAGCATCAAAGTCCCTTGATGAAGGTCCATCATAGAGTTCACAAGGTTGGCCGGCCCACAAACAGCACCTTCCAATtccattttaattaataaacaatcatttttgtaaaaaaaaatcaatgaaatAAATCATCAATTTTGCACGCTCGCACAAAAGAAAACAGGACACCACAGAACAAAACAAGGACACATTACTGATTTCtctaaagaaaaaacaaaagaaaacatcAAACTAAGATCTCGTGGAAGAAACTAAAGCCACATGAGTGACTGTGCATCCGTTTAGGCGTTTAGGGATATAAAACGGATAGAGTAGTAGATAAAACGGATAGAGTAGTAGATAAAATATTAGTCAAAGTTACcgattcaatttatattaataatattttaatttattttaagtttaatttaaaaattatattaataatatctaaactcatttaaaatccaactaaaaattaatctaaactatttaaattcattttaaatttcatattattcaaaaaaaattaaatttatttagtcttatatattttaattaataatttatataaaaaatattttttattaataatttttatttaaaaaatttaatatttctataaaatatttaaattttagtttttaaaagaaaatatataaaaaaattattaatattattataaaatgtatatttttatattaaactaattatttatttaaataaatttaaaatattaatatttattatttttaaaattcaattataactatccaaattcatattaaaattcgATTAAATTGAATATCCGAAATACTCGATCTATCATCATTCTCTTACCCACATTCAAACTTATATTAAAATTCGATCAAATTGAATACCTAAAATGCCTGACCCATCATCATTCTCGTACCCGTCTGTGCCTAACTAAAAACAAGTGAAGTTAAAATAATGGTAATTAGTGGGGGCGTTGCTCTCAACTTCACCTTGCAAAGTTCAAAAGGAAAAGGTTCACCCACAAATCCCATTTCAACAATCTACATTCAATATGAACCCAAAAAACTTCCGCTCTGGCTGTGTCTCTTATCcttgtatttattatattattacacAAATCAATGTCCTTAAGTTTCCCTAATTAAAGGTAATTTATAGAGTAATTGAGATATCActtcatcaaaatcaaatatatACCTGCAATTATATCAGCTCCACCACTGATAAACTTGGAAATACTATGCACAACCACATCAGCCCCTAAACGTGCTGGAGACAGAACCACGGGTGCAAATGTGTTGTCCACAACCACCACGACACCTTTTTTATGGGCTATTCTGCTGAGTTCAGGTATGTTAGCTACGATGAGAGTAGGGTTCGACATGGACTCAAAGTATAACACCTTGGTCTTGCCTTCAATTATGGCATTTTTCACCATATCTATATCTCCAATTTCAACGAACGTTGTCGTTATGTTGCATGTCCTTGGTAAGAAATGGCTCAATAGTGCGTGAGTCCCACCATATAGATTCCTCGGAGCAACCACGTGTCCTCCATTGCTGCAAAGTTGTAATAACACCGAAGATATGGCAGACATACCTGTCCAAATATCAACCTTTCAGTTCTTATGATCTGATAACTtctaaattaaactgaaagaaaTTATTAATGAGGTTTAATTTACCACTAGCAGTGCAATAAGCGGCCTCTGTTCCTTCGAGAGCAGCCATCTGGCGGCCAAGATTCAAAACAGTGGGGTTAAAGTGACGACTATAGATGAAGAAATCCCGATCAGGGCCGAGCTCGCCAGAGAACATGCGGCCCATAGTCTCAGGCTCCATGACAGTGAAGGTGGCGGAGGCCTCGATAGACATGTTAACGCCTCCATGTTCACCGAACTCATGGCGTGTGGCTGCTAATGCAGCAAGGGGATCATCACTGTAGGGGACGTCAGAAGACAAGTGCGAAGATTTCTTGGCAAGAAAAATGTCGTCCCCCTCAAAGTCATCCTGGCTGGGTCTCTTCTTCCCAGTTAAAAGAAAAGCATGGGATTTGCTGTCAGCCATAGCAAAGTACAAACAAGATTGTGATTATGTAATGATAAAAGAGAAAGGAATAGCAAATGATGAGAAAGAAACGTAAAATAAAGgaaggagatggagatggagaTGGCGATTGGGATTGGGTGGGGCTCAACCTGGAATGAATGGGTATATACAAAGGAGAGACAATTATATATATGTCTTTTGGAATAGCTAAATAAAGTAGAATGAATCTGGACGTTTCCTGCACTTAGTATTCATATTTAATTGggatgaagaaaatgaaaatgacGGAATACGATTTGGATTTCTCGCCAAGTCCTCGCAGCGGCGGCCCGGCTCCAGTTTGGACGTAAATTAATTATACATTCTGCCATATCTTACCAAAGTTTCAAACtaattagaatttaaataatttatttatttattatcttaACAATTACAACATTAATAGAGTTGGTGATTTAAATATTCTAGATACCCTTTTATGCttatgcatttttcctaatttAACATTATATTACATTTTTTCATCTATcttaaaatattatcttttgttacaaaatagttaaaatgtaaatagataattataaccttaatttattttattttattttatttttaacataattttttattaattatttatttttaaaaataagaattcAAGCTATATGTTAGTATTTAATATAGCTTTACATATAtctccattttatattaaaaatttatttttaaataaaataattattttaattaataaaattttaatattaatttctttaaataagaaaattcacTAATGATGTGTTAGCATGATTATAAGAGATTCTGTAGTTATGCCAAATAAATCTcatataattatgaaaaaataaaaaaatttataattatgtgaaataaatcttttataattatgaaaaaataaaagataattattataattatgctAAATAAATATCCTAAAATCATGGTAATAGGGtgaatttattctattttatgAATTTAGTATTTAATGAAGTTATTTATATACCAAATaatcataaattatttataatacacGCACATGCAAGGCTCCAAACAGAGAGGTCCAAATTAGAAAAGTCTTGTTGCATTTGGTAAAGACCTCCAAATAGAAGGGAACTCTATGGTATAACACGTGTGCACAGACAGACAGATGTACACAGCATTAGTACGAACTTGGTCCTAAAATGGGACACATACAACGTTCTACATCATGTAGCTGAAGGGAAGTGAGACTTTGTTGGTCTGATATGGGGGAAATGATTTACTTTTCAAAATTTTGtgtaaactttaaaaattgTTTGCTATTGATATCTTTTTAAAAACATAACTACTTAAATTATATAAAGCGGCAGATTTGATTAAAAACAAAGCTTTAATTAaggtttttaaaaaaatattaattatttttatttattttattttttatatatattaaaaaatatatataattttttaattatattcattttaaatatattaaattttattaaaaattttaaaaaatttcttaaaaataaaataaaagtaaataaaattataatatttaatttatattattataatctaaaaataataataattttcaaataattaaaaaaatatgaataaaaattataaaataaaagagaatattatttttttaaatttatttatctatttataaaataaaatttgtcacgcgtttcattattatttatcattttcTGTAAGGACCATCTACATGGAATCTTGTTGTACTATGGGAACGTATTAATGGCAAGAGAGAATGACTTTGGCACTTACGAAGTATAAAATTTACAGATACGTAGGATCCATTGTCCCGAAAGGGGTTTAAAATATGTTGGGTCCATTCTCGTCCAGGGATCACAAAATATAGGGGAGAGAGTGAAGAGAGAGCAGAGAAAAAAAGGAACAGGAAGATGAAGAATCAGCACAGTCGAGCACCACCGGTTTCAGACTTAGTCTTCGCTGTTTttgtttgaattttattttttggttttgaccttttcttgttttttttcaGGAGATAAGAGTTAGTTTTTGATTTGTTATCGTACTCTTTGAAATCCTTCGTCGTGAATGGATAGGTTaacggttttttttttttcttcttttttgtatGTTATTCTGTTGTTTGTTTTGTGTGTTTTTAGATTCTTCGGACCGATTTTGTGAGAGATTTACTGTTTGTTGGATCTGTTTCACTGGGGCTTTGACTTGTGATTGCAGTGTGGAGTGGAGGATAGCTCTTTCTCCAATTGATGCTTGCAGTGACAGATCAAGAGACGGCAGTTGCGATGAACGTCAGTGGGTTTCACCATTTGCCTTTCAGGTTGGGCTATGGGCTTGGTGGTTTGTGGTTTTGGTTTGGGGATTTGTTTCCTGAGCTATGAGTTGGAGTTTTTGTTCACGGATTCTGGACTTTTATATACTTTTAGTTTACAGGACGTTTTAATGCAACACATgtattgttaaaaaataaaaataaagatatgcataaaaaaaattataattttaaattgcgtgaaatataaataaaattattatttttaaatgaaaggATATATATTGTCTAATTATCAATAGAATGTGATTTTGATTTGTGTTTGAACTTTAGTTATAAAGATAAGGATGCcaaccatttcaaaaaaaagatAAGGATGCCAAATCTGTAATagaaattgatttttcttaCCATATACGCAGCCAAACGCATTACGCAAGTGACATTAGGAGTCCAAGGAATTGGAAGAAATGGAAACCTTCCAACTTTCTCTTCTTATTAATTCACCAAATTCTATGTATTTAAAAACATCTAAaacgaaataaaaataaaatgaatattacccaatta
This is a stretch of genomic DNA from Manihot esculenta cultivar AM560-2 chromosome 2, M.esculenta_v8, whole genome shotgun sequence. It encodes these proteins:
- the LOC110607553 gene encoding methionine gamma-lyase encodes the protein MADSKSHAFLLTGKKRPSQDDFEGDDIFLAKKSSHLSSDVPYSDDPLAALAATRHEFGEHGGVNMSIEASATFTVMEPETMGRMFSGELGPDRDFFIYSRHFNPTVLNLGRQMAALEGTEAAYCTASGMSAISSVLLQLCSNGGHVVAPRNLYGGTHALLSHFLPRTCNITTTFVEIGDIDMVKNAIIEGKTKVLYFESMSNPTLIVANIPELSRIAHKKGVVVVVDNTFAPVVLSPARLGADVVVHSISKFISGGADIIAGAVCGPANLVNSMMDLHQGTLMLLGPTMNAKVAFELSGRIPHLGLRMKEHCHRAMEFATRMKKLGLKVIYPGLEEHPQHELLKSMANKEYGFGALLCLDMEKEERANKLMHHLQNFTQFGFMAVSLGYYETLMSVSGSSTSSEMSAKEKELAGISPGLIRMSVGYIGNLEQKWSQFEKALSRMQDSIFTNKNSVSSILK